Below is a genomic region from Nymphalis io chromosome 16, ilAglIoxx1.1, whole genome shotgun sequence.
TTAGTCCTAGATGAAACTAAGATGGAGCAAGGCCATTTAGACGCTACCggtgttaataatattacagctttgggtaatttaattaaacaacaaaaagtTGAATATGATTTCAAGTACTACAAAATGGAGTTTGATTCAGACATTTCCGTACTGGTGTTATCTGAAGGCAAATCTCTGCTACCGGTAAGAAAATTGACCCTTTTCTAGATATTGACAAGTTTTTAAGTAGACTATGAAGTGAATTACTGAAAAAACTTAATGATGTTTGCCCAATTTTAATTTCGACCCAAAACcttcattcaaaataattatttctaccaACTTGGCtctaaatgttaattaatttttagagTGACTATCACATTTCCTTACGACCTGAGGAATCATCTCTTGAAATATTTGATGCTATTGTCGAAGCTGCTACATACTACTTGAAGGAAGAGATCATGAATACTATAAGATCTTATTTGACAAATCTCAAACTTGTCAAATATTCAATCAGTGAAGATTTacaggtaatatttatttattatcataaaaaatatcaacgcATCCTTTGAACAAATTTTTGCCTTCTCCTTGTTTCCTCATCTACATTCTTCAATAACATGAGTGAAATGAAATGGACTTAATAAAAGGATAGAAAgatgaacataataataatttgcttggaatattttttacttaacatTCCATtactatttgtttgttttttttttcagtttgttGAAGATGATTTTATAGAAATGCGTAATAAAGCGGATGAAGATAACGCTGTAACAGCAGATGATTTACATCGTCTGCTTGTTTTGGCTAGATTAGTAAGTCTATCCAGAGGTCATGATACTTTGAACAAGGAATGCTGGGACATTACAAAAGCAATGGAGGCAGAGAGGTTGCAGCGGTTGAAGAATCGCGTCCCCAGTACTTTTTAGATCTTAAGATTAAATGAAtgcattttgaataaaataaaacagtttgtttatattcatttcttatttattattaaccaaGAAATCGAAAAAATTATAACCTCTAAAACTTTTGgtaaataaaagctaaaaataactttttttaaagcaaactcttaaatataattttatttcgttgGCTTTGTAgctatgataataatatcattcTAATGCTAAACTAATAAGGAGACAATAAATGGCAACACCATACTTAACCTCGTACAAAATGCTATTGTCTTTCGATTTGACAATTGCTGCTACTGACAGTGACGTGACGTGTAACTTTCAagatattgaatttatttattgattaatgattgcatttataaatgaaattttaaatattaaagattaaaaacatAACTTAATAACATGTCGAGTAAAAACAAATCATCGGATAGTTTGACAAGGAGTAAAGTAACTGAATGTGTTTGGAAAAAAGCTTTTTCATCTAGCACTGAATGGCCCGATAAGGTTAGCTGAAATAATCACGAGACTGAATGTTTTAAAGCAAATAACTTCTTTAATGTGATGTTATTGTTTATAGGAAGAGTTTCTGGACGTGATCTACTGGATGCGGCAAGCTATAGGTATTGCTTTGGGATTGTGTTGGGGTATATTGCCATTGAAAGGATTTGTCGGATTATTGCTGTAagatataaatgttgtattaaacttcttatttgaatttggaatcatataaataagtaaaatgatAAAACTTCAACATGTATAATCATGACATTTTTTTAGGTTTGTGCTTGTGAATGCTGCAGTGatttacatttatgtaaataattttcaaagtgTGGATGAAGAAGAATTTGGAGGGATGTGGGAAATAACGAAAGAAGGTTTCATGACTTCATTTGCTGGGTTTTTGGTAAGAgcatgatttaataaaatttttaatttaaatattgatgacTAATtctatataattgatattaaactttgttaaatatctgataaaatactaaaaattgtttatatttacaggTAACATGGATTATAATGTACACAGGATTACATGGAACTAACAgcttatgaaattaaattgtgaCTAGAagaataagatatttataagaCATCAACCTAAAAACGAGTGTAGTACAAAGGTTTTAAGGTCTtatatttgaagtttttttttaatttcaccacattgcttatttaagtaaaaagttttttctaCTTCGaagttatctatttattttttatctgaaacatACTTTGTTACAATCCCaatgtatttaaagttttatttagcCAAAATTACTAGCCAGATTTAAGTgccaaaatttttattatgtttatttacaaatgaatactatagttattatttaatatcaatcaaaaataaaaaaaaaatcatcaagtCTAAGCAgaatgtatttgtaaattatacattaagagtataattttgtttaaggtATTTAATGAGGCTGTGTTTACACTGCagcttttgttattttatggtctataaaattagtaatagttcaaaatgaacatttattatttatgatccAAATTACAgtgtataaacatttaaatttattgtaaattttttattaggttttttactaagacaataaataattacctaTTAAGTTTACTATTAATGAATGCAaagtaataaacatattttatttaattcgctaaaataattccatattttttttatttttaaatgttatttgttgCATGTAAGAATCATATGTTTAAATTGAGTTCTTTGTTTTGAACACTATTATAATGGTTGATTTAGAAtctattggttttattttactactatCTCTGCTGAATTTGAAACTAttgagaaatttaaaaaaatatatgtattgcatCAACTCTTCTTTGAATCTCTGATATGATGCTTTTAcgcttaagttatttttaatagatatttagaGATAACACATTTTCCTCTAAATTtctctattcaataaaaaaaaaacctgactaaataagtttttaatcatCTCTCCAAGTAACTAATACGTCATCTGTTCGATATCTCTGAGTTATGGTAGTATCTTTAAAGTCCATACGAGTGCCTGCTGCATATGCAATTACACCCGCATGTGCTATCATAACTCCATTATCTATGCAGAATCTTTCATCAGTTGCGAATATTTTTGCACCTCTCTCTGAACACATCACTCCCATCATTTCTTGCAAGTGTTCATTACATCCAACTCCTCCTACTATTAAGACCTGGCAATAAATGTAAagtgtaataatatttgtaagataaaaaaaaaattagggatattaatattgtcattaaaaattgaAACCATCTTTTCATTTCTTGTACAtgttaattatctttaatatattctaaaacttTTTTAAGAAAAGCCATTTATGGGAATGCCTTCCTTCGAATGAAAAAATGGGAATGTATGTTTCATATTATgactaatcaaattaaataaaattagaaaaaaacttaAGTTTTTTATACTTTACCTCATCTGATCCACAGTGAGCCATTGCTCTCTCAGTTATTTCAACCAGCATTGCAAATACAGTTTCTTGTAACGAATAGCACAGATCTTCTGGTGTATATTCCTTTAATAATTCATCTATTCTGTCTTccataaatgataatattccTGAGAAACTTACATCCATACCtttgtaaaagtaaaaagataaatctgttaatgcaaacataattatatacacattattcaaatgtttttattttcacttagtttaaaaaaattcaactagACCGGCTGTATAAGTGTGTACAGCttcaacattttaaatacaatgtaaatattCAGTCTTTAGATTACTAACCTCATTCtatgtttcttaattatttatatatttggtagataatatgaaattaatgtatACCTTTAACACAATACggcaaatgtaaatattttttccccTTTTTAGCCATTTGCTCAATATTGTAGCCGGGACTGGGTGcattagataattttaatacCCTTGCAAATCTAATGACAAAACAAGTATCAGAATGTAATCCTATGTAAAATACTTCACCAGCGAATAAAAGAAAAaccaaatatagaaaaaaaaaaattaattaatacaaattacgtTAAAAATTGGTAATTTATTATAGCATTTGCATGATTctttttttcaactttaaataagttataacaaTTTAAGATACATGAATCAAATATTCACATAGAAAACTTACTGACTTACGTTTTATCGCGAGATATATTCTTACCTATCTAGACAATTGCCAACAGCAATATCTATTGTCTCTCCGAATATCCTGTACCTCTGTCTAGAATAAGCTATAACCTGTGTATTTCCACCGCTAACATACAAAACTGTTGGATTATTTGCTTTTGTAATCAGTCTACCCATTTCAATATCTGTTAATTATTgctaagatatatttatttcttaaaagcaTACAACAATTTGTTCTAGAGGTTGGTGGTGCATGTtggggatggttaatattttttacattggcAATGTCTGTGGGTGGCAGTGGCAATTATACTACCAAAAGAGACATTTACTGCccacatataaattaaataaaaacataggtAGGACATCActcatcaaattatttttaaaaaggataCGTCCAATGCAATGATTGACACCAAGAATTGGTTTGTTCCACAGTTTAGCGCATGTTCTAGCTACAATAGCACACACCATTAGTGGTGCCCCCATTCCTGGGCCCTTCGTATAACAGACAACATCTATTTCCTCAGGTTTTATCCCCGATTGTCCTAGTGCTTCCTGAAGAACCTCATGAATGTTCTGTTGATGGTGTTCTGCTGTTTCTCTAGGCAGAAAacctgcatttataatataaatatacgacATTATTTTCTAACAAATCACTGTTATTtacgattaattatttaaaaaaaattatcatgatttcaatttatttattcaaatggtTTAAAGAAGTTTTAAGATTATAATGACTATATAGGAAGATAATCTAATTCCAAACGTTCCAAAACAAtcatataaaatcatttcaGAATACAAACGTTACCTTCACCTGGCGGCGTGATATATGTTCGTCGGCAATTTGCAAGTATTTCACCATCTTTCACTATACCTATTCCAAGTTTATTTGCACTTCCTTCGAATCCTATTGCTATAACCATTTTCTGAATTAAGATTGTATTTTTCACTTTAACACGCTGttctatatttacaaaataatcataACATCATTGTCAGTGTCACATTACaaacgtcatttttttttataatcttccTCTCAGTAAAGGCAaaggtaattataaaatttgatatattatatctttgagTAAGCTtaacatttgaattataatgttattgttcGTATTGCCTAAttcgaaactttttttaattaaagactcGGAATTACTAAATTTGCaactttaatatactatattaaaaaaaaacactttcatAGCGCTTATATCGCATACAGAGGATCATAAGCAGTTGTTAACTGTGCTACAGTTTAattgtaattgatattaataataatttattaatagtgtttgttttgtataaaaaagcaatactatttttctgtaataaaaatatattttcataaaattaattgaataactaAATCCCTACCTAATGTTTGTAATTCGAAATGGTTGTCACATTTTTACTCCAtcaagttaaataattatacaaaaaaagggGCCATCTCTTTATTAATCTGTTTCCCTTAAAAATATGTgaccaaaaataaattacgaCTACTTGCGATTAAATGCGTTTATTCTGGGCACTATGaacgacaatatatatattttaaataaaaattaagtttcaGCTGCTTCTTGAATAACCTCATCGACGAAATCAGCCAGCATATCTTCAACAGAAATACCATCATTTTTAGTAGCCAACTTTAAAGTTGCACCATCTGTTGTGTCCGTGTCAACTACAGCATTTTCAACGATCTCACCATTTGCTAAATCTTCCTTTTGTATACCATTAACTTTGGAAACTATTTCAAGATCATCTATGTTCTTTTCAGCTTCTACATCTTCCGTATCTCTAACCACTTGCCCGCAAGTTATTTGTATGTCATCTGTATCGTTTGTACTGGGTAAGTTTTCATCATCCATTTTTTCTAAAACCTTAACATTTTCTGTTCCTTCATTTGGATAATCATAACTGACTTCCTGTGAAAGAGATTTTTCTTCTTCAATTGTGTCATTAGATGTGTTTAATGGCATTTGAGTAGCGGCTTCATGAATGAGCATTTTATCTTGTTCAGTGTCTAtgtctttaatattttcttggGTAAGACAATTTTCTATAGAATTATTTTCCTGTATTACATCACTTGCATTATGTATATCTTTTTCATTTTGTTCGTCTTCCATTGCTTGTTCAGCATCTTTGCTTAtgttaacgtttttatttaactcaacAACCTCAACTTCATTGTTTTCAGAGTCGTCGCACATTTCAACTGATCTCACGGATTCACTGCTTAAACTTATCTGATCAGCTTCATCAATGTCTAACCGAGGCCTTTTGTTCGAGGGCTCATCagctattgttattatttcactTTCAATGGCAGCTGTGGGAACTCTGAAAAGTTAATAGTTTATatgttataagttatttaatcatttattaataatgattaaagtatatctaacaaacatatatattttttttaatgaatttttttttagttgcaCTTACTTATCAGGCCCCAATAATGACTCCAACActgctttatttttttctgaaatctTTTTCTTAATTTGGTTTTCCTTTGCTGTCTCTTTTGGTTGTTCTAAAGCAAAGTTAAGTGATGGCGGTGAGCAATGTAAGTGCATTCGTATGTCCAGTAGCGCTTGGGTACAGAATTTTGCTATCTGGGAATGTtaagacaaacaaaaaaaattatcttttaattgttaatattcgaaatggatatttatgtattacttgccaatagaaaaaaaattgaaaatttcatattaattattatacaatggcAAGAATTTTTGCAGTACTCTATATGGTAGCAACATTTGTACTTAAGTACTATGAACCACATGAAACATGCTGGATCCTCTCGTATCTCTCTAGTATTATTTTACTGACAATCGAAAAGCATGTGTAATGCATCTTATTCAATAGATTTTATTGTCTTTGATAATAAAGTATACACTTACCTCAGAATTTTGCATATTCACAAGCATGCTATACAAATGTAGGCAGTACTGTGTGGGAGGGGGTACCGTCACGGGTGTTGTCTTACGAGCAGCTTCCAGCGCTCTCAGCAAATATAACAATTGATCGTCAGTGTAGGATGTATGGTTGTAGCATTCACGTACGAGGCTTTCTTGGATCagctaaaataataaacgtcTGGCTGATTGTTTGAtatgttaatgtaattattatttataaatataatattagttataacaatatgatttaataatatactttactcGCTAATGCTCTTAGCGAGTAAAGTATTAGTTTGAATTTAGtgtttaaattatcttaaagaTACAACTCACGGTAAACTATACTCAAGCAATAGTTTGATCGCGCCATTTTTTTGCGACTATAAAGTGCATAGTAGAAAATTCTCCtccaagaaaaaataaatttatgtgacAACTTCTATGGTAAAGCATCAATAGGTTTTTCAAAGCGGTGGTTTATGGGACGCCTAGTGATGTAAAAGTCAACGAAAGGTTCGACTTAGTAAGATAAGCTGTACGCTTGATTGGAGAAGTAACTGATggctgacgagccggttggcgtggttcgtagatacttgcctttcacgccgaaggttgtgggttcggttcccacccaggacagacgtttgtgtgtatgaacatgtctgtttgtcctgagtcttgttgtaattatctatataactatgtatttacaaaagaaaagtaatatatgtagtatatcagttgtctggtttccatagtacaagctctgtacaagcttaatttgggatcagatggccgtgtgtgaaaaatgtcccaggatattattattataattaaaacggacattgttattattgttataaaaaaaaacgattaaatcagtttcgaataaaattaatctcaaatagatatatactatcatttataaatataaatattagtattaccTTATGAGTTGCAGGTTTTAAGAATCTTCCACAAACTGTTAGGAACATCTCGGCGCATTCCAGAGCTGCTATCGCCACTTCATTGTTTACTTCATCTGAActgaatatattgaaatattatttattcatatttcaaaTGGAATGGTCacttaaagataatatttaatactgcaagcatgagatgaactacaaacacaaattaagcagacgGAATCTCACTTGTGCCAGCCTGAGTTTAAGCCCACACCTTCGCAAGAAAAGCTTTTATTaaatccttaaaataaaaacgaatagaATTTACTCTTGCCTACAAGATTGTATTGTCAtcagtataaaaaaaagtaaccaaTGTCCTTCCTTGTGTTCAACTTTGGGTGGTTTAGTCAAGCGTAGCAGATATACCGAGTtccttttgcatttataatattaatatacattagtCGTGAAACATAAAATGTGTTTACTAACAAGTTCAGTCAACCATGAGTTAAGTTAAATtcaaacatcatcatcatccttttctcGTCCACTGAACTCGAtattcagctctcaatctccatccgctgccagccaccttgcatATATCGTCagtccacctagctggagggcgtcctacgctacgtttgccaaggcgtggtcaaacatatataaaaaaataaagatgttaATTCTACTAACACAACTATCTTATTCTTCTCCCCGGGCATATGAGCGGCTATTGTGCTCTCTTGCAATTGACTCGCCGCTAGTTTCCTCTTTGCTTTCTTGCTGAGGTGTTTAGTCGGTTGAGGGCCCATCTAGGAATATCGCACagttattaaaagttaatatttatatttaaattattagtaaatgtatagtaagtaacagcctgtaaatgtcccactgctgggctaaggcctcctctccctttttgaggagaaagtttggagcttatacttattattagtaaatgtatgattatttacattatatttgtttttgtttctattcaattcaattcaattcatccatttatttgctttaaacataatatacgtGTTTAGTCATTATAATCATgacttgcaaatattttaacttaattaagttaaaatatttgcaagtcatataatataattataagacattacattatattataattctttatttaaatatttattgcaggaATTCTTTTACCGCGTAAAAACATTTGTCAACCAACCAGTcatgtaattttttcttaaatcttaaataaggcAGATAATTAACGTCAGAATgcaacttattataaattttcactaCCATACGGTCACAACTCTTTGAGCAGAGAGCTGTTTTACACGGTGGCATATACAATTTATTggggtaacttttttttatagagtaggaaggccgacgagcatatgggccagctgatggtaagtggtcatcaacgcccatagacattggcattgtaagcaatgaaaccatcgcttacatagaaaatgcgccaccaaccttgggaactaagattttatgtcccttgtgcctgtaattacactggctcactcacccttcaaaccggaacacgacaatatcaagtactgctgttttgcggtagaatatctgattagtgggtggtacctacccatgaTTCTCGTATTAAATGATACAATATTCTGATTAGTctcaaagtaattatttttgaatttctttACGAAGCATGCTGTTTCATATATGTAGATACAATGCAACATTAATAATttgagatttttaaataagtttaaatgtttatttaatacttatgtaatatgtttttgaCCTTATTCTTATTTTctctaaaactataattatgcaatttttaaaatttagttatgtaaattaatCTAGTTGTacctattgttatataataatgatgtacTTGCCTTTAAAAGTGGTTTATGCAGaatgtgatattattttgttattatatagttttatattttaaattatttttttttttctgtaaaatgCTAGTCCACTcattcaagtaaataaataaattattatttattatctatactaaaaaaatgtcaGTTGGCTCACAAATAACTCCAAAAtaagttgtttatatttaattgatttaatttttccacattatttaatatctttattcaattaattacacTTACGGTTAGTTGAACAACTTTCTTTAGTGGCGTGATGTCGTGGACAATGTGTCCCGTCAGCTCATCCTCCCACAAGTGTCTGCTGTCGGATGTTCTATGAACGTGTAGGATGTTCAACCATTTACTCAGGGTGTTGTATGCTGTGGATCTTACTTTTctgtgaaataattaaaacatgtataaaaattatgaaacaaattatcagggtaatattatatagtattatagtaACAGTTGGTTAATATTCTACTGCTGGTCAAAGGGCTCGATGAGGTTTAGAGCCTCTTGTAGAATTtgatcagacacatgcaggtttcctcacattgtattcctttaccgccgagctctaaatacaaattcaaatacaaattcagaacatgaaaactcagtgagaCTTTACCCCTAATCTTTAGGTATGAATTCATgtggtatataaataataaaaattataattttggtcAATTATTTAgagatagattattattataacatgaaAAAGGCTATAATTAGAAGgccttttaaaataaacatgaaaattttaataaaaaattactattatattttaattaacattgagaatactttaataataataataatatttacctgtAGTCTTCTATAGAATTATCTGAACTCCATCTTAATGTTTGCATCACACATCTTATTAATAATGGTGAGAATGGTATCAAGTTTGAACCTaagctaaaaaaaatacatcatattAAAATCTCAATCTCAACAAGGACTggatatttaaacttttatttcgcaaaggtgaataaaataatttgaaatacagcctaaataataaaaaagaaattttctGAATTTGAAAAAATTTCTTTTGTGATTTGAAATCGAGTTTAACTTTAAGcccaataatattttgtaatatgaaaGTATGTGAAATTCTGTTATTCTTTttgatttagaaaaaaattagtttaatcaaaattaaaaagaataacagAATTTCGAATAAGACATAACTATGGTGCTAATTCATATACTAATTACATTTTCAGTTCTGATTTATTATCATGTTCTAATTTCAAAACtagattttttaaacattttttattaaaaaaaaaaaaaatatgacttcAAAGATTTACTCTGTATGTCAGATAAAAAGACATAAATTACTTACCACACAATTAAGGCATCTAAAGTTCTAAGAGCTTGTGTTTTCACAGATGCAATATTTACTTGCGAATTTATTCCACTGGTTACACTTAAAGCTCTAACTATAACATCTAAGATTATCTGTGGACGTATTGGTTTTGCTACTGGATATATTTCACTGTAAAAGATTAaacttaattgaattaatatatgtatttcttattattcaaataaaaatatatttaaagtatagatATAGAAGAAATGGCAATAAATTCGGCAGTAAAAAAATGTGAAGAGTGTTTGATTTACTTCAATAAATTACAACCaaaccgaataatctcatatcatatgtgtcatctattttatacgtgacattggctgaatattttgcgctcaaatagcgtatatacacgccagaaaagtgaaaaaaaaaaagtacaaccATTACTAAGTGTCCCtcacttagtatttttttagggtatataaatatttataacttaagtaTTTAGaatgtatagaaaatataatcaaCTTACACCAACATAGCTTGAATGAAgactaatacattttttaacctTATTTGTAATAATGATTGTTTGTCTTTCACATTTTTAAGATTCTTTGTTACATCTGTTAGTGCTATGGACAAAGCTGATTTAGCACTAGGTGTCTGTGcctaaaagtgaaaaaaaaatatgtaatacaaaatttaaatttaattcaaattttaatttaaatttaataaatcaattttatctttcttttatctaatatatagaTGACAAGCAAAGTAAACCTTATTACACAAATATGAAGAAGTAACAACCACTTacgtgttatatttaatatataacataaataataagatatcatttacttttatgagagtcgagatggcctagtggttagaaccaAATTTTTCAacctgaattatcatgtgcttaatttgtgtttataattcatcttgtgcttgacggtgaaggaaaacattgtgaggaaacctgcatgtgtctaatttcattgaaattctgccacatgtgtattctaccaacccgcattggagcagcgtggtggaataagctccaaaccttctccttaaaagggagaggagtaggaggaggaggaggtccttagcccaacagtgggacattaacaggctgttactgttacttttatgaataaatacatggattttaaaaatagaaaattaaataatatactgttatatcaattttaataccATTTCTGTATCCTTATACATGTCAACAGCATTAGGGAACACTGCACTAATGAGGGTATGAGCCGCGTTACATAGTAGACCAATCTGATCTCTCCAACTTGATTTTGGAGTTGCTGTCTTTTCTTTTGTTGGGCGAACCTTAaatcaaatat
It encodes:
- the LOC126774454 gene encoding proline-, glutamic acid- and leucine-rich protein 1-like; translation: MDIVLNKVQTVDPNNSEAVKEALSGFFQNLIKQKDYNCNKWLRELKNVINRFPKYCMQHRSNTENYLAGFISSNNYFNVIEAAKCAHALQQVRPTKEKTATPKSSWRDQIGLLCNAAHTLISAVFPNAVDMYKDTEMAQTPSAKSALSIALTDVTKNLKNVKDKQSLLQIRLKNVLVFIQAMLVEIYPVAKPIRPQIILDVIVRALSVTSGINSQVNIASVKTQALRTLDALIVCLGSNLIPFSPLLIRCVMQTLRWSSDNSIEDYRKVRSTAYNTLSKWLNILHVHRTSDSRHLWEDELTGHIVHDITPLKKVVQLTMGPQPTKHLSKKAKRKLAASQLQESTIAAHMPGEKNKIVVSDEVNNEVAIAALECAEMFLTVCGRFLKPATHKLIQESLVRECYNHTSYTDDQLLYLLRALEAARKTTPVTVPPPTQYCLHLYSMLVNMQNSEIAKFCTQALLDIRMHLHCSPPSLNFALEQPKETAKENQIKKKISEKNKAVLESLLGPDKVPTAAIESEIITIADEPSNKRPRLDIDEADQISLSSESVRSVEMCDDSENNEVEVVELNKNVNISKDAEQAMEDEQNEKDIHNASDVIQENNSIENCLTQENIKDIDTEQDKMLIHEAATQMPLNTSNDTIEEEKSLSQEVSYDYPNEGTENVKVLEKMDDENLPSTNDTDDIQITCGQVVRDTEDVEAEKNIDDLEIVSKVNGIQKEDLANGEIVENAVVDTDTTDGATLKLATKNDGISVEDMLADFVDEVIQEAAET
- the LOC126774485 gene encoding tRNA N6-adenosine threonylcarbamoyltransferase; the encoded protein is MVIAIGFEGSANKLGIGIVKDGEILANCRRTYITPPGEGFLPRETAEHHQQNIHEVLQEALGQSGIKPEEIDVVCYTKGPGMGAPLMVCAIVARTCAKLWNKPILGVNHCIGHIEMGRLITKANNPTVLYVSGGNTQVIAYSRQRYRIFGETIDIAVGNCLDRFARVLKLSNAPSPGYNIEQMAKKGKKYLHLPYCVKGMDVSFSGILSFMEDRIDELLKEYTPEDLCYSLQETVFAMLVEITERAMAHCGSDEVLIVGGVGCNEHLQEMMGVMCSERGAKIFATDERFCIDNGVMIAHAGVIAYAAGTRMDFKDTTITQRYRTDDVLVTWRDD
- the LOC126774498 gene encoding respirasome Complex Assembly Factor 1, giving the protein MSSKNKSSDSLTRSKVTECVWKKAFSSSTEWPDKEEFLDVIYWMRQAIGIALGLCWGILPLKGFVGLLLFVLVNAAVIYIYVNNFQSVDEEEFGGMWEITKEGFMTSFAGFLVTWIIMYTGLHGTNSL